The Kosakonia sacchari SP1 genome includes a window with the following:
- a CDS encoding DUF484 domain-containing protein: MKQPGEELQDTFTQLDDSDVVDYLLRNPDFFIRNARLVEQMRVPHAVRDTVSLVEWHMARSRNHINALEENMTLLMEQASANEGLFYRLLRLQGRLASAPSLDELLNRFHRWARDLGLAGATIRLFPDRWRLGAPSKFTHLALSRQAFEPLRIQRLGQQHHYLGPLNGPELLLLLPDAKAIGSVAMSLMGQDGTLGVVLFSSRDVHHYQQGQGTQLLEEIAQMLPDLLERWIERA; this comes from the coding sequence ATGAAGCAGCCAGGGGAAGAACTACAGGACACCTTTACACAGCTGGATGACAGCGATGTTGTTGATTATCTGCTGCGTAACCCTGATTTCTTTATCCGCAATGCACGGCTGGTGGAACAGATGCGCGTGCCGCATGCGGTGCGCGACACCGTTTCACTGGTGGAATGGCACATGGCGCGTTCGCGCAATCACATCAATGCGCTGGAAGAGAACATGACGCTGTTGATGGAGCAGGCCAGCGCTAACGAAGGCCTGTTCTATCGGCTGCTGCGTTTACAGGGGCGGCTGGCGTCTGCGCCGAGCCTCGATGAATTGCTCAACCGTTTTCATCGCTGGGCGCGTGATTTAGGGCTGGCGGGCGCCACTATCCGCCTGTTTCCCGATCGCTGGCGTCTTGGCGCGCCGTCGAAGTTTACCCATCTTGCGCTCTCAAGACAGGCGTTTGAACCGCTGCGTATTCAGCGTCTTGGCCAGCAGCATCACTATCTTGGGCCGCTCAACGGGCCGGAGTTGCTGTTGCTGTTGCCGGATGCGAAAGCGATTGGTTCTGTCGCGATGTCGCTGATGGGGCAAGATGGCACGCTGGGCGTTGTGTTGTTCAGCAGCCGCGATGTTCATCATTATCAACAGGGGCAAGGCACCCAGTTGCTGGAAGAGATCGCGCAGATGTTGCCGGATCTGCTGGAGCGCTGGATTGAGCGCGCATGA
- the xerC gene encoding tyrosine recombinase XerC — translation MTDSPLFSFVTRFLRYLSVERQLSPITLLNYQRQLDAIIALTEETGLKSWQQCDAAMVRTIAVRSRRKGLGAASLALRLSALRSFFDWMVSQGELSANPAKGISAPKAPRHLPKNIDVDDINRLLDIDVNDPLAVRDRAMLEVMYGAGLRLSELVNLDIKHLDLESGEVWVLGKGSKERRLPIGRNAVVWIEHWLDLRGLFGAQDDALFLSKLGKRISARNVQKRFAEWGIKQGLNSHVHPHKLRHSFATHMLESSGDLRGVQELLGHANLSTTQIYTHLDFQHLASVYDAAHPRAKRGK, via the coding sequence ATGACCGATTCTCCGCTGTTTTCATTCGTCACCCGTTTTCTGCGCTACCTTAGCGTTGAACGCCAGCTCAGCCCCATCACGCTTTTAAATTATCAGCGTCAGCTTGATGCCATTATTGCTTTGACCGAAGAAACGGGTCTGAAAAGCTGGCAACAATGTGATGCTGCGATGGTGCGTACCATTGCCGTGCGCAGCCGACGCAAAGGGCTGGGTGCCGCGAGCCTGGCGCTACGGCTCTCGGCGCTGCGCAGTTTCTTTGACTGGATGGTCAGCCAGGGCGAGTTGTCCGCTAACCCGGCAAAAGGCATTTCCGCGCCAAAAGCGCCGCGCCATCTGCCCAAAAATATTGATGTTGATGATATTAACCGACTGCTGGATATCGATGTTAACGATCCGCTCGCCGTGCGCGATCGCGCGATGCTTGAAGTGATGTATGGCGCGGGTCTGCGTTTGTCTGAACTGGTGAATCTGGATATTAAGCATCTGGATCTGGAAAGCGGCGAAGTGTGGGTGCTGGGCAAAGGCAGTAAAGAACGCCGTTTGCCGATTGGCCGCAACGCGGTCGTCTGGATTGAGCACTGGCTTGATTTACGCGGTTTGTTTGGCGCACAAGACGATGCGCTGTTTCTGTCGAAGCTCGGCAAACGCATCTCAGCGCGCAATGTACAAAAGCGCTTCGCTGAATGGGGCATTAAGCAAGGGTTGAACAGCCACGTGCATCCCCATAAGCTGCGCCACTCTTTCGCCACCCATATGCTCGAATCGAGCGGCGATCTGCGCGGCGTACAGGAGCTGCTCGGTCACGCTAATCTGTCCACCACTCAGATATATACTCATCTTGATTTTCAACACCTTGCTTCGGTATACGATGCGGCGCACCCGCGCGCCAAACGGGGGAAATAA
- the yigB gene encoding 5-amino-6-(5-phospho-D-ribitylamino)uracil phosphatase YigB — MRFYRPLGQISAITFDLDDTLYDNRLVIQRTEQEALAFVQRYHPALSNLENREFHRLRQSLRETEPDIYHDVTEWRRRAVERAMLDAGLTAEEAAAGANASMVNFAKWRSRIDVPEETHDTLTKLAKKWPLVAITNGNAQPELFGLGDYFEFVLRAGPHGRSKPFSDMYHLAAERLGVAIGDILHVGDDLTTDVAGAVRCGMQACWIKPEGADLLQASDSRLLPHVEISRLASLTTLI; from the coding sequence ATGCGTTTTTACCGCCCATTAGGTCAGATCTCTGCGATCACCTTTGACCTGGACGACACTCTTTACGACAACCGGTTGGTTATCCAGCGCACTGAACAGGAAGCGCTGGCGTTTGTGCAGCGTTATCACCCAGCGTTAAGCAACCTGGAAAACAGAGAATTCCACCGCCTGCGCCAGTCGCTGCGGGAAACCGAACCGGATATTTACCACGATGTCACCGAGTGGCGCCGGCGTGCCGTTGAACGCGCGATGCTGGATGCCGGCCTGACCGCGGAAGAAGCGGCGGCCGGTGCAAATGCCTCGATGGTCAATTTTGCCAAATGGCGCAGCCGCATTGATGTGCCGGAGGAAACCCACGACACACTGACGAAGCTCGCCAAAAAGTGGCCGTTGGTGGCGATCACCAACGGTAACGCGCAGCCGGAGTTGTTCGGTCTGGGCGACTACTTTGAATTCGTGTTGCGTGCCGGGCCGCACGGTCGTTCAAAACCGTTTAGCGATATGTATCACCTGGCAGCTGAGCGTCTCGGCGTGGCGATTGGCGATATCCTGCATGTCGGCGATGATTTAACCACCGACGTCGCCGGGGCGGTGCGCTGCGGTATGCAGGCCTGTTGGATTAAGCCGGAAGGCGCCGATCTGCTGCAAGCCAGCGACAGCCGGTTACTGCCGCATGTGGAAATTTCGCGGTTGGCATCCCTCACTACGCTGATATAA